GGAGCATTTCACTGGAACGACGGAACCTACAGTTGCTCACGATTGGAAGCACAATTTGGATAAGTGTTTGAAGACCATCTCGTGCCCACCAAGGCTCAAGCTAAACATCGCTGAGTTGTATTTGCGCGGAGATGCATCAATCTGGTGGGATGGAGTGAGATTGATGCACCGTGGCGAGCtgacatatgatgattttcttTACGCGTTCAACAAGAAGTATTTTCCGAGGGAAGCTTTGCATGAGAAGAAGAATGATTTCGAGCATTTGAGGCAGGGTACAAAGTCTGTCAGGGAGTATGAGCGGGAGTTTAACCAGCTCCGCAGATTTGTGGGTAACAACATAGATGAAGAGGATCTGATCAGGAGGTTCTTAGATGGGATGCGAGTAGAGCTTCGTGGTAGGTGCAGTGTGGTTACTTACACCAGTTTGGAGGATCTGGTAGGGAAGGCGGCTGTGCAGGAGAAATGTATGGGTGAGGAGCAGAAGTTCTCCAAAGCAGTTCAGCCTAAGGCAGGAGGGGCTTCAGGGTCGCAGAAGAGGCCTTGGGAGCAGACTGTAGCACCCCGTTGTGGGCGTTGTCGTCGCCAGCATTTTGGAGAGTGTCTCCAGTGCTTTAACTGTGGTCTGGTTGGGCATATCTCGAAGAATTGTAGGAAGCCGCCACGTACTCAGGTTGCAGCGCCAGCAGCAGCAGTAGCACCAGCAGTGGCAGCGAGGAACTGTTACGGCTGCAACCAGCCGGGTCACATCTACAGAGATTGTCCGAGGAGAGGCAATGCAGCGCTTCCACCACCACCGAAGCGTCCAGCCATCGCTCCACGGGTCTTTACAGTTGGAGATCCCCAGGGAGTTGAACCGATAGCGGGTATGTGACTTTTTCATACTTGTTGTGTTTGAGTATTTTGGTTTGTGGTTGTCATGTGTAGTTAGCAAAATCTCGTGTAGGATCGGTTTCGGTTGGAGGAAAGTCATCTCACACTTTATTCGACACGGGAGCCTCtaatagttttgtgagtccacgCTTAGCCCAGTCTTGGCCTTTTCGGGGTGTCTTCGAACCGAAGGCTAAGAAGATTCAGACTGCCGGCACGGAGAAGTTGGGAGCAGTCGGCATTCATCGCAATGTACCAGTTATTCTTGGAGGAGTTGAGTTTCTCGGAGATTTGACGGAGCTGGAAATGAGCTGCTACGATGTTATACTTGGAATGGATTGGTTGTCACGACATCAAGTAGTGTTGGATTGCCTGAGGGCAAGAGTTCCGATTGCTGGAGCAGATGGAAGTTGTTAGTGCATGCATGCTACATACTGAGGAGTTATGGGATACAAggatatatagattttttactACCATCTCGATGGTTAAGGATGATGGACAACATGAGCTGCAGGATCTTCCGGTTATTGCAGAGTATGAGGATATATTTGTGACCTTTGGAAAGGCCACCACGAGACACATGAGATGCTCttgcaattttattttattttggagcAAACAACACTGGTTTCACGAGTTTCTTATCGTCTATCACCAGCATGGATGACTGAGTTGAGAAAGCGATTGGAGAAACTCTTTGACAAGGGATTTATCAGATCGAGTTCTTCCCCATGGGGAGCATCATTGTTGTTGTAAATAAGAAAGGTGGGAGTTTCAGATTTTGTATCGACTAAATAGACTTGAACATGATAACCATCGTATTGATGAGTTGTTAGAAGAGCTTAATGGAGGTTCATCGTTCTCGAAGTTTGTCTTGGCATCAAGATACCATCAGATTGCTATAGCTGAGGAGTATGTACGGAATGCAGATTTCCGTTATGGATATTATGAGTTCATAGTGATACCATTTGGGTCGACAAAGGCActgttgcattcatgaagatatgAATGACGTTTTCATGAACATTTGGATAGGTGTGCGATTGTATTCATCGATGACATCCTGATTTATTTTGGAGAAGAAAGGAGATTTGTGAGCATTTCGCGGATTGCGTTGGATAAGCCTGGAGAGCATCAGTTGTTCGCTAAGTTGAGgaagtgtagcttctggcagagGAATGTTGTATTTTTGGCTGACATGGTTTTGGAAGCAGAATTTTGATGGATCCAAAGAAGATTAATACCGTTTCGGGAAGGTCGAAACTAAGAGCGCTACAAAGATCtgccgtttttttttttgggttaataGTGTACTACTGGAAGTTCATCAAGGGTTTCACCGGTATAGTAATGTTAAAGACGCGGTCTACATGTAAAGACGTTAAGAGTGGATTGGATTTAAATTAAGGTATGAGGATTAAGTCATTCATATGCATCACGCCAGAGAGGCTGTAGTGGTATTTGCGTTGTCGTTTTGGAGATCGTAATTGTACGGGAAGGAAGTTCAGATTCTCTGGGATTAttagaatgtgaaatttatcttcatttattaaaaacttgTACTTGGACAGTGCAGTTGGATTGAGTTGTAGCAGGCTATAGTCTGGATATCACATACTATCTGGTAAGGACAACCAGGTGATAAATGCCTTGGGTAGGCGTATGAGCTGTACCTCAGGAACCAAGAAGGTTCGTGAGTTGGAGATTTGCTAATCTCAGATTGTGTGTTATTACCGTCAAAGGAAAGACATATAGCCTTAAGGCTTGGAGCAGGCAGTTTTGCTATGGAGGATACACAAGCACGAGTTAGCATTATGGATTTGGTTGAACAGATCGAGATTGGGAGTATTGGATATCATACAGCTTTGAGCAGGATATACTTGTACTGAAACCGAGTTTGTGTGTTGGACGATAAGTTGTTAAGAAAAGGAATCTTACAACAAACATATCACTCGTGTTTCTCTACGCATCGGGAAGACCAAAGGGTACAAAGATATGAAGAGTTAACTATAATTGGTATAGTATGAAGATGTTTGTAACTACATTGCGTCGCAGTGCCAGACATGTTATATGGCAATGACAGAGGATCAGTTATCTATCATGTTATTTTTAAGCTTGCTTTTGCCGGAATGGAAATGAGGCATGGTGATTATGGACATTGTTATTGGATTTTAAATCACCATATGTGGAAAGGATGCCACATGGGTAGTCATGGATAGACTTACCAAGTCAGCCCATTTCCTAAGTAATTAAGAAGATAATCAGGGCTAATCAATTGGAGCAAACCTACATTATTGAGTTTGGGAAGTTTCATGGATGTCAACATTGTATCGGATTGGGAATCGAAGTTCACATCTACATTTCAGAAAGCCTTTCGGAAGGCACTTGGGGCAAAGATCATATGAGTACATCTTATCACCCGTTGACATATTGTCAGTCAGAGAGGACTACTCAGAACTTAAATGATATGTTCTGAGATTGCGTGGGATGGAATTTCGGAAAGCATCTACCTTTACCAGAGTTTGCCTACATCGACAACTATCTTTTgagtattgaaaaaaaaaaaaaaaaattttactatACAAGGGTTATTGATGGTAGACCTTATAgtataccactttgttggaccaAAGTGGGGTAGCAATATGAGTTAGAAATATTAATGGTTCAAGAGATGGTAGAGCAAAGGACATGCTCAAGGATTGGCTTTCGGAAGCCCATGACGTCAAAAGATTTATGCAGCTAAGAGCCGTAAGGATTTGGAGCTACATATGGGCACCTAATATACCTGAAATTAAGGACATTTCAGGAGGGACCTAAGACTCAGAAGATAAAGGAGCTTAAACCGAGACATATGGAATTGTATCCTGCACTGGAGAGGATTGGATTAGTTGCTTGCAGTTACTTTATCAGCAGTATATCAGCCTTCTAGGACTTGATTCATATGACAGCATTGCAAAAGTTGAGAAGGAGCTATAATTATTTTGCAGTTGACGTCAAGTGAGTTCATAAAGATTTTATGGACCTTATCATCTATTGAAGATTTTGGATCATCAAGAGAAAACAGTTCGGGGAATGTCGACTGTGTTTGTCCGAGTTCGTTGGGAGGGAGATAAGACTCAGGAGGAGACCTGAAAGGCCGAGCGAGGATTAGTATTCGAAGTTTTGGAGGTT
This Brassica napus cultivar Da-Ae chromosome C6, Da-Ae, whole genome shotgun sequence DNA region includes the following protein-coding sequences:
- the LOC125588770 gene encoding uncharacterized protein LOC125588770: MAPRKRVVRTQTARVAREAEDEHVQPAVPQQAAPPIDQDALRQMVQDAARQAAQETVQQAAQEAARIAAQEVARQMAAVQQGPQIRMQQAPPVQVQHYHQVPHQPAPVQQYPQVPVQPVPGVFQVPPPPPAFPVQVPEVDEIFIRVLGQMKYVSLEHFTGTTEPTVAHDWKHNLDKCLKTISCPPRLKLNIAELYLRGDASIWWDGVRLMHRGELTYDDFLYAFNKKYFPREALHEKKNDFEHLRQGTKSVREYEREFNQLRRFVGNNIDEEDLIRRFLDGMRVELRGRCSVVTYTSLEDLVGKAAVQEKCMGEEQKFSKAVQPKAGGASGSQKRPWEQTVAPRCGRCRRQHFGECLQCFNCGLVGHISKNCRKPPRTQVAAPAAAVAPAVAARNCYGCNQPGHIYRDCPRRGNAALPPPPKRPAIAPRVFTVGDPQGVEPIAGSVSVGGKSSHTLFDTGASNSFVSPRLAQSWPFRGVFEPKAKKIQTAGTEKLGAVGIHRNVPVILGGVEFLGDLTELEMSCYDVILGMDWLSRHQVVLDCLRARVPIAGADGSC